The proteins below are encoded in one region of Vulpes lagopus strain Blue_001 chromosome 10, ASM1834538v1, whole genome shotgun sequence:
- the LOC121500344 gene encoding 60S ribosomal protein L31-like, producing MAPAKKGGEKKGRSAINEVVTREYTINIHKRIHGVGFKKRAPRALKEIRKFAMKEMGTPDVRIDTRLNKAVWAKGIRNVPYHIRVQLSRKRNEDEDSPNKLYTLVTYVPVTTFKNLQTVNVDEN from the coding sequence ATGGCTCCAGCAAAGAAGGGTGGCGAGAAGAAGGGCCGTTCTGCCATCAACGAGGTAGTGACCAGAGAATACACCATCAACATTCACAAACGTATCCatggagtgggtttcaagaagcGTGCCCCTCGGGCACTCAAAGAGATCCGgaaatttgccatgaaggagatgggaactccagatgtgcgcattgacaccaggctcaacaaagctgtctgggccaaaggcataaggaatgttccataccATATCCGTGTGCAGTTGTCCAGAAAACGTAACGAGGATGaagattcaccaaacaagctctacacGCTGGTTACCTACGtacctgtcaccactttcaaaaatctacagactgttaatgtggatgagaactaa
- the LOC121500855 gene encoding LOW QUALITY PROTEIN: olfactory receptor 2AP1-like (The sequence of the model RefSeq protein was modified relative to this genomic sequence to represent the inferred CDS: inserted 2 bases in 1 codon), giving the protein MGNQTSVIEFILLGLTNDAELQAVLFLFLLLTYVLSSMGNLTIIILTLLDYRLQTPMYFFLQNFSVLEISFTSVFVPKMLVNIATGDKTISFAGCFTQYLFAILLGATGFYLLAAMSYDCYVAICKPLHYTTVMSRKXCIQLVLFSWFSGFLVVIVPHTMTLQLPFCASNVINHCCCDYTILLHLSCSDTQFMEVMEFIFAEVTLIFTLVLVILSDTYIIRTILRIPSVQQRKKAFSTCSCHMIVVSLSYGSCIFMYINPSVKDAETFNKRVAVLNTSVAPLLNPFIYTLRKKQVKIAFKDMVSKTTMFSGKLK; this is encoded by the exons ATGGGAAACCAGACATCAGTGATAGAATTCATTCTTCTTGGACTGACGAATGACGCTGAGCTTCAAGctgtgcttttcctttttctgctgctAACTTATGTCTTAAGCAGCATGGGAAACTTGACCATCATCATTCTGACCCTTTTGGATTATCGCCTTCAGACTCCAATGTATTTCTTTCTCCagaatttttctgttttggaaatatCTTTTACTTCTGTCTTTGTTCCCAAAATGCTAGTCAATATTGCAACTGGAGACAAGACTATCTCCTTTGCTGGATGTTTCACTCAGTATCTTTTTGCCATCCTTCTGGGGGCAACTGGATTTTATCTTTTAGCTGCCATGTCCTATGATTGCTATGTTGCCATTTGTAAACCCCTGCATTATACAACTGTAATGAGCAGGAA CTGCATTCAGCTTGTTCTGTTTTCCTGGTTCTCTGGTTTTTTGGTTGTCATTGTGCCACATACAATGACTCTCCAACTGCCTTTCTGTGCCTCCAATGTCATCAATCACTGTTGCTGTGACTATACCATACTGCTGCATCTGTCCTGTTCAGACACACAGTTCATGGAAGTGATGGAGTTTATCTTTGCAGAAGTTACCCTCATCTTCACCTTGGTGCTAGTGATTCTTTCCGACACGTACATAATCAGGACAATTCTGAGAATCCCTTCTgttcaacaaaggaaaaaagcctTTTCTACATGCTCCTGTCACATGATTGTGGTCTCACTTTCTTATGGAAGTTGTATCTTTATGTACATAAATCCTTCTGTTAAGGATGCAGAAACTTTTAATAAGAGAGTGGCTGTTTTAAATACCTCAGTTGCCCCTCTGTTGAACCCTTTCATCTATACCCTAAGGAAAAAGCAAGTGAAAATAGCCTTCAAAGACATGGTCAGCAAGACAACGATGTTTTCAGGAAAATTAAAGTGa